The following coding sequences are from one Paenibacillus sp. JDR-2 window:
- a CDS encoding alpha/beta hydrolase, which yields MERTDWRFSGANGIEIYAREWLPGNREPKAAVCIVHGMGEHGERYSAVAERLTSDGYAVLAHDQEGHGLSAGKRGHLSSIEAAVHNTGLLLEQAKVRHPQLPCFLYGHSMGGNVALNSALRLKPSIDGLILSSPWLRLAKGPNAVMKAMARLFVRFIPKLSLSTGISPDDLYRPGYDQAVTFLGDPLCHSAITIRTFHIMTDAGEWAIMHSNELHVPVLLVHGTGDKVTSFEASKEVAERLGDSCKFVKYEGGYHELHNDIFAVHLLNIISNWLGRRL from the coding sequence ATGGAGCGGACGGATTGGCGGTTCAGCGGGGCAAACGGGATCGAAATTTACGCAAGGGAGTGGCTGCCGGGTAACCGGGAGCCAAAAGCCGCGGTTTGCATTGTACACGGGATGGGAGAACATGGGGAACGGTATTCGGCAGTTGCGGAGCGGCTGACAAGCGATGGTTACGCCGTGCTTGCCCATGACCAGGAGGGCCATGGGCTTTCCGCGGGGAAGCGCGGACATCTTTCTTCTATAGAAGCAGCGGTTCATAACACGGGGTTGCTGCTTGAACAGGCGAAAGTCCGGCACCCGCAGCTTCCTTGCTTTCTTTACGGCCACAGTATGGGCGGCAACGTAGCCCTCAATTCCGCGCTGCGGCTTAAACCTTCTATTGACGGTCTCATTCTGAGCAGTCCGTGGCTGCGTCTGGCGAAAGGCCCGAATGCCGTTATGAAGGCTATGGCCAGGCTGTTTGTACGCTTTATACCCAAGCTGTCGTTGTCAACGGGGATCAGTCCCGATGATCTGTATCGTCCCGGATACGATCAAGCCGTAACGTTCCTCGGAGACCCTCTATGCCATAGCGCCATTACAATTAGGACCTTTCACATCATGACGGATGCCGGCGAATGGGCTATTATGCATAGTAACGAGCTGCATGTTCCGGTGCTGCTGGTGCACGGTACAGGAGATAAAGTGACTTCGTTTGAGGCAAGCAAGGAGGTTGCGGAGCGCCTTGGGGACAGCTGCAAATTTGTAAAATATGAGGGCGGATACCACGAATTGCATAACGATATTTTCGCCGTTCATTTATTAAATATTATTTCCAATTGGCTGGGAAGGCGATTGTAA
- a CDS encoding NAD(P)/FAD-dependent oxidoreductase, which yields MMFDVIIIGGGPSGLMAAVAASGAGASTLLIDKGDKLGRKLGISGGGRCNVTNANEMDELIRNIPGNGRFLFSALNQFGNREIIAFFEGMGIALKEEDRGRMFPVSDKAKTVVDALIRKVKEQGVEIRTNMPVKEVLYENGTVTGIRLASNEIIHTKSVIVATGGKSVPHTGSTGDGYPWAKKAGHTITDLYPTEVPLTSAEPWIRSKELQGLSLRDVTLTVWNAKNKKLVSHQGDMIFTHFGLSGPAALRCSQFVVKELKKASGSEGGIQTVLVTIDLLPDRSEAEIFDETLKLAKLDPKKAVKNVLKGYVQERLLELLLRQCEINGDITYDNIPKEPWRELAKRMKQFPVAVNGTLSIEEAFVTGGGVHLKEIDPKTMQSKLAQGLYFCGEVLDIHGYTGGYNITAAFTTGHSAGTSAASAALSS from the coding sequence ATGATGTTTGATGTAATTATTATCGGCGGCGGACCGTCCGGACTGATGGCTGCCGTTGCCGCCAGCGGCGCGGGCGCGTCTACCCTGCTTATCGATAAAGGGGACAAGCTTGGACGCAAGCTGGGCATTTCCGGCGGAGGCCGCTGCAACGTTACCAACGCGAATGAAATGGATGAACTGATCCGTAATATTCCCGGAAACGGGCGCTTTCTGTTCAGCGCTTTAAATCAATTCGGCAATCGGGAGATCATCGCCTTCTTTGAAGGAATGGGCATTGCCCTGAAGGAAGAGGACCGGGGACGGATGTTCCCCGTATCGGACAAGGCGAAGACGGTTGTAGACGCTCTAATCCGGAAGGTGAAGGAGCAAGGCGTCGAGATCCGAACGAATATGCCGGTGAAGGAAGTACTGTACGAGAACGGTACTGTTACAGGCATCAGACTCGCTTCCAACGAAATTATCCATACCAAGTCCGTCATTGTCGCTACCGGCGGGAAATCCGTTCCGCATACGGGCTCTACGGGCGACGGCTATCCATGGGCGAAAAAAGCCGGGCATACGATTACCGATCTATATCCGACGGAAGTGCCTCTCACCTCGGCAGAACCGTGGATTCGCAGCAAGGAGCTGCAAGGTCTGTCGCTCCGCGACGTTACGCTGACCGTATGGAATGCCAAGAACAAAAAGCTTGTCTCCCATCAGGGCGATATGATCTTTACGCATTTTGGCTTATCCGGACCTGCGGCGCTGCGCTGCAGCCAATTTGTCGTTAAGGAACTGAAAAAAGCTTCCGGAAGCGAAGGCGGCATACAAACGGTACTCGTTACCATTGATCTGCTTCCTGACCGCTCGGAGGCCGAAATCTTCGACGAGACGCTGAAGCTTGCCAAGCTTGATCCCAAGAAGGCTGTCAAAAACGTGCTGAAAGGCTATGTGCAGGAAAGACTGCTGGAGCTCTTGCTGCGCCAATGCGAGATTAACGGCGATATTACGTACGACAACATTCCGAAGGAACCATGGCGCGAGCTGGCCAAACGGATGAAGCAATTCCCTGTTGCGGTTAACGGAACTTTGTCGATCGAAGAAGCTTTTGTGACTGGCGGCGGGGTACATCTGAAGGAGATCGATCCAAAGACGATGCAGTCGAAGCTCGCCCAAGGACTTTACTTCTGCGGGGAAGTGCTCGATATTCACGGTTACACGGGAGGCTACAATATTACGGCCGCATTTACGACGGGCCACAGCGCAGGAACAAGCGCGGCATCGGCTGCTTTAAGCAGCTGA
- a CDS encoding helix-turn-helix domain-containing protein: MENVFYLLTDPMFIVELEHNRWYIRDINYAFTKLTGYKKAELMDADPDGLLRRGFTFGGLMTQLSEDHEQSLEQELISKSTTSTPVRFTSRRLPSSEQTCFIIICKDLSEEKYIEEYAMDNQVLMSVGISEQFRITNATRYYSPFKPIKLLNQSLFDHISDESRKPLRRIMEYARTHGTTEQTDVRLYLGEQIRMTTLIIKPFFYGNKEFKGYVVLLTGILQSAREEDAAYKLRMLMLSKNITATSLAQSTLISLTTISKIRNGKIKKPQRLTAELIAGELGVKPESIWSGFKRY, encoded by the coding sequence ATGGAGAATGTGTTTTATTTGCTGACTGATCCGATGTTTATCGTCGAACTCGAGCATAACCGATGGTATATACGTGATATTAATTATGCCTTTACGAAGCTAACCGGATACAAAAAAGCGGAGCTGATGGATGCAGACCCTGACGGACTGTTAAGGAGAGGCTTTACCTTCGGCGGACTTATGACACAGCTCAGCGAAGATCACGAACAATCGCTTGAACAGGAGTTGATCTCCAAATCGACCACCTCCACTCCCGTACGCTTTACCAGCCGCAGGCTGCCATCCAGCGAACAGACTTGCTTCATTATTATCTGCAAGGACTTGTCGGAGGAGAAGTATATAGAAGAATATGCGATGGATAATCAGGTTCTAATGAGCGTCGGAATATCCGAGCAGTTCCGTATTACAAACGCAACCCGGTATTATTCGCCCTTCAAACCAATCAAGCTGTTAAACCAGTCCCTATTCGATCATATCTCGGATGAAAGCCGCAAACCGCTTCGCCGCATCATGGAATACGCGCGTACTCACGGCACAACCGAGCAGACCGATGTGAGGCTGTATCTCGGCGAGCAGATCCGCATGACAACCCTTATCATCAAACCCTTCTTCTACGGCAATAAAGAGTTCAAGGGTTATGTCGTCCTGCTGACCGGCATTCTTCAGTCGGCACGGGAAGAAGATGCCGCCTACAAGCTCCGCATGCTGATGTTAAGCAAAAACATCACGGCTACTTCCTTGGCGCAATCGACCTTAATTTCGCTTACGACCATCTCCAAAATTCGCAACGGCAAAATTAAAAAGCCCCAGCGTCTTACGGCCGAATTGATAGCCGGAGAGCTGGGCGTGAAGCCGGAATCGATATGGAGCGGCTTTAAACGTTATTAA
- the tatC gene encoding twin-arginine translocase subunit TatC yields MRRIEETMTLLGHLTELRSRIWKILIVVLLSLGGGLYLSPKVLRYLKSVPPGSEMTWNVFSPWDGIRMYMSVALVIALAVSLPFILYQLWGFVKQGLHPGERNAALRYVPYSVICFFTGLAFGYFVVFPMSFSFTSKITKSMELVETYGVAQYFGFMFNIVLPLAIAFELPVIVMFLTKIGVLTPKALHKMRRYAYLVLVIVASLISPPELISHLLVFVPLVVLYEISVLLSRIVYGKRKAAALAEVSGV; encoded by the coding sequence ATGAGGCGAATCGAAGAGACTATGACGCTGCTTGGACATTTGACGGAGCTGCGGAGCCGGATCTGGAAGATTCTTATTGTGGTGCTGCTCTCGCTTGGCGGGGGGTTATATCTATCGCCGAAGGTGCTTCGTTATCTGAAAAGCGTACCTCCTGGCTCGGAAATGACGTGGAATGTATTCTCGCCATGGGACGGCATCCGCATGTATATGTCGGTTGCGCTGGTAATCGCCTTGGCGGTATCGCTTCCGTTTATTTTGTACCAGCTGTGGGGCTTTGTGAAGCAGGGGCTCCATCCCGGGGAGCGGAACGCCGCATTGAGGTATGTGCCGTACAGCGTGATTTGCTTTTTTACCGGGCTTGCCTTCGGTTACTTTGTGGTTTTTCCGATGAGCTTCTCTTTCACTTCCAAAATAACAAAAAGCATGGAGCTTGTAGAGACGTATGGGGTTGCTCAGTATTTCGGGTTTATGTTCAATATTGTGCTGCCGCTGGCGATTGCTTTCGAACTGCCGGTTATCGTCATGTTTCTGACCAAGATTGGCGTCCTGACGCCTAAAGCTCTTCATAAAATGAGAAGATACGCTTATCTGGTGCTAGTCATCGTAGCCAGCTTGATATCTCCGCCTGAGCTGATTTCTCATTTGCTTGTATTTGTTCCGCTTGTGGTCCTGTACGAGATTAGCGTTCTCCTGTCACGGATCGTATACGGAAAAAGAAAGGCCGCGGCCCTTGCGGAGGTTTCGGGAGTATAA
- a CDS encoding MerR family transcriptional regulator — MKDKVMSIGIVSDLTGLTERQIRYYEEKQLVFPVRTKGGARKYSFEDVDRLKEINDKLRDGFHTFELRKPGRLCSE; from the coding sequence ATGAAGGACAAAGTGATGAGTATTGGAATCGTTAGCGACTTAACAGGTTTGACGGAAAGGCAAATTCGATATTACGAGGAGAAGCAGCTGGTTTTTCCGGTGAGGACCAAAGGAGGCGCGCGCAAGTATTCTTTTGAGGATGTTGACCGCCTGAAGGAGATTAACGATAAGCTGAGAGATGGCTTCCATACCTTTGAACTGAGAAAGCCCGGAAGGTTGTGCAGCGAATGA
- a CDS encoding flavin monoamine oxidase family protein, which produces METKETPNELSRRQFLTTVGKIGGAAAVFSVMGTMGLFSPETLKAAEYEPPSSWDLKGTNRSGKKVVILGAGVAGLTAAYELGKAGYNCTILEARARSGGRNWSVRRGTTVTELGGQKQVARFDDGMYLNAGPMRIPQFHVTMDYCREFGIAMEPFNNVNESAYYYNENVGALSGTRVRKRAAKADVRGYVNELLAKSINQPGLDLPVSAEEKDKIVAYLRSEGNLDADLFYKGSSRGGYKDEPGSRLDAGVIRDPFEMKAIINSGFGNFFASEYSYDQQMMMFHPVGGIDAIPKAFEKRLGNRIKFHSEVTEFKHVGDKVQVTYTDLLNGEAKQIEGDFLICTIPLSVLKNIKHDLSPEMTKAINNTKYANAGKIGLQFKRRFWEEDDQIYGGNTLTNMDISSIYYPPTNYFAKKGLLLGYYAQGSNADKIGALSFKEREAHALEQGGKIHPQYYNEFESSFSVNWKTIKYNEGSWVSYSEDDRKTNYPVLCKPDRRVYLAGEHISYITAWMAGGIESARSVVTDIHERVMKE; this is translated from the coding sequence ATGGAAACGAAAGAGACGCCAAACGAGCTGTCGCGCAGACAATTTCTGACGACGGTCGGCAAGATCGGCGGAGCAGCCGCGGTGTTTAGCGTAATGGGAACGATGGGGTTGTTTTCGCCGGAAACGCTAAAAGCAGCGGAATATGAGCCTCCATCCAGCTGGGATCTGAAGGGTACAAACCGTTCAGGCAAAAAAGTCGTTATCCTCGGCGCTGGCGTCGCCGGCCTGACAGCAGCTTATGAGCTCGGCAAAGCCGGCTATAACTGCACGATCCTTGAAGCCCGCGCCCGTTCCGGAGGCAGGAACTGGTCGGTACGCCGCGGTACGACGGTAACCGAGCTTGGCGGGCAAAAGCAGGTTGCGCGGTTTGATGACGGCATGTACCTGAATGCCGGTCCGATGCGTATTCCTCAGTTTCACGTCACGATGGATTATTGCCGCGAGTTCGGCATCGCGATGGAGCCTTTTAACAACGTCAACGAAAGTGCCTACTATTACAATGAGAACGTTGGCGCTTTATCCGGCACCCGCGTCCGAAAGCGGGCCGCAAAAGCCGATGTGAGAGGTTACGTGAACGAGCTGCTCGCAAAGTCCATCAATCAGCCAGGACTGGATCTTCCGGTTTCCGCGGAGGAAAAGGACAAAATCGTCGCTTATCTCCGCTCCGAAGGCAACCTAGACGCAGACCTTTTCTATAAGGGCTCGTCCCGCGGCGGCTATAAGGATGAACCGGGCTCGAGGCTTGATGCCGGCGTCATCCGCGATCCGTTCGAAATGAAGGCGATCATTAATTCCGGCTTCGGCAACTTCTTCGCAAGCGAATACAGCTATGATCAGCAAATGATGATGTTCCACCCTGTCGGCGGCATTGACGCGATTCCGAAGGCTTTTGAGAAAAGGCTTGGCAACCGGATCAAGTTCCACTCTGAAGTAACCGAGTTCAAGCATGTCGGAGATAAGGTGCAAGTCACCTATACCGATCTCTTGAACGGCGAAGCCAAGCAAATCGAAGGCGACTTCCTGATCTGTACGATTCCCCTCTCCGTTCTGAAGAACATTAAGCATGATCTGTCTCCGGAGATGACGAAAGCCATCAATAACACGAAATACGCGAATGCGGGCAAAATCGGCTTGCAATTCAAACGGCGCTTCTGGGAGGAAGACGATCAAATCTACGGCGGCAATACGCTGACGAATATGGATATCTCGTCGATCTATTATCCGCCAACGAATTATTTTGCCAAGAAGGGTCTGCTGCTCGGTTATTACGCCCAAGGCTCCAACGCAGACAAGATCGGCGCATTATCCTTTAAAGAACGCGAAGCGCATGCCCTTGAACAAGGCGGCAAGATTCACCCGCAATACTACAATGAGTTCGAATCTTCGTTCTCCGTGAACTGGAAGACGATTAAATATAACGAAGGCAGCTGGGTCTCTTATTCGGAGGACGACCGCAAGACTAACTATCCGGTGCTATGCAAGCCAGACCGCCGCGTCTATCTGGCCGGCGAGCATATCAGCTATATTACGGCCTGGATGGCAGGCGGCATTGAATCCGCGCGTTCGGTTGTCACCGACATCCATGAGCGAGTCATGAAGGAATAG
- a CDS encoding RidA family protein encodes MKMTGKMKVLAGAIVISCLAATASVYAAVTPNKYPLAPIHEPEFYGNPSSAISSAVAMPAGTATFETSGTVPSVVNKEGKTIYERYGDTEKQGLSVLKNIETLLKEQGLSMKDVTYLRVYIAPDAAKDGKFDFDGWNKAYAKYFNTKENPVKTARSTVGVASLVNSDWLIEIEAVAAYPSNHNQD; translated from the coding sequence ATGAAGATGACTGGAAAAATGAAAGTACTCGCCGGTGCGATTGTTATCTCCTGCCTCGCCGCAACGGCCAGCGTATACGCGGCGGTTACGCCTAATAAATACCCGCTCGCCCCGATTCATGAACCTGAATTCTACGGCAACCCATCTTCCGCAATCTCAAGCGCGGTGGCGATGCCGGCGGGCACGGCAACCTTCGAAACGAGCGGTACGGTCCCTTCCGTCGTAAACAAGGAAGGAAAAACGATCTACGAGCGTTACGGCGATACCGAAAAACAAGGCCTGAGCGTCCTCAAAAATATCGAGACCCTGCTGAAAGAGCAAGGCCTCTCCATGAAGGACGTCACGTATCTGCGCGTATACATAGCGCCCGATGCCGCAAAGGATGGCAAGTTCGATTTTGACGGATGGAACAAAGCCTATGCCAAATACTTCAATACGAAAGAAAATCCAGTGAAAACGGCTCGTTCCACCGTTGGTGTCGCAAGCCTTGTCAACTCGGATTGGCTGATCGAAATCGAGGCCGTTGCCGCTTACCCAAGCAATCATAACCAGGACTGA
- a CDS encoding twin-arginine translocase TatA/TatE family subunit — translation MLQNVGFPGLMMILVVVLIIFGPSKLPELGRAVGRTLHEFKSSAKELVSDTKEEVVSESKS, via the coding sequence ATGCTTCAAAACGTTGGTTTCCCGGGTCTTATGATGATTCTTGTTGTTGTGTTGATCATTTTTGGCCCTTCCAAGCTGCCCGAGCTGGGCCGGGCCGTAGGCCGTACGCTGCATGAGTTCAAGTCGTCGGCGAAGGAGCTTGTCTCCGATACGAAGGAAGAAGTCGTATCCGAAAGCAAGTCCTAG